CTGAAGCCGAGGATGGGGTGGAAGCGCATCCCGAAGCCCGAGGACATGCGCGCGCCGGAGACCGGCATGGTGAAGCCGTCGCGCGTCTCGCCCGCGCCGGACGCATCGAACCATTGCTCGCGCCCGCCGAGCGTCCAGCGGGCAAGGCGGAGCGTTTCGCCCTCATGCACGATACCGGCATAGAGCAGCCGCCCGGTCTGCACCTCGCCGGTGGCGGCGCGCTTGTGCTCGAACACCATGTCGAAGCGGTCCGACGCCATGATGTCGTCGATGGCCACGCGCTTCGCGATCGCCTTGATGTAGTCGGCCACCACGGAGGGCGGCGCCCCGGCGTTGCGCTCGGCTTCGTAGAGGCTGCCGCCGATCGCACCGGTGAGCCGCATCGGCGTGGCATCCACCGCGATCGGCAGGCGCTGCAGCGTGAGCTCACCGTTCACGCGAGTGAGGTTGAGCGCGAGATCGAAGCGCGCGCGGAAGCTGAGCGCGTCGATCGGGCGGTCCACCCTACGGCTCGGGCGGCGGCCGAGCGTGATGGCGAGCTTCGTCCCGGCCGCGATGTCCGACAGCGGCACCGCGCTCGCCACGAGGCTCGCGGCCTTGACGGCATCGTCATGCGCGGCGCCCTCGCGCTCCAGCACGCGGGCGAGGCCGTCGCCGAAGCCGAGTGTAGACTGGATGTCGATCTGGGGCCGTTCGGGGGTGGAACTGAGCGGCCGGGCGCGATCGGTGGGGGCGAGGCGGCGGCCTGTGTCGGCGCCGTAAGCGGTCGGCGCGATGGCGAGCGAGCGCATCTCGTCATATTGCGCGGGCGCCATGGCGGCTGGCGCCGGGATCGTGATCGGCTTGATGCCGGGCGCCAGCCAGATCGTCGTGCCGATCATCGCCGCCAGCGTCGCGAGGCCGCGAAACCATTCGCCCGTGCCGATGCGCGAGCCGAG
The nucleotide sequence above comes from Sphingomonas oryzagri. Encoded proteins:
- a CDS encoding M23 family metallopeptidase; its protein translation is MGALYQREEHGFGTAGGAGAIAASSAGFGRAGSFHRPRRSLADIDLVVDLGSRIGTGEWFRGLATLAAMIGTTIWLAPGIKPITIPAPAAMAPAQYDEMRSLAIAPTAYGADTGRRLAPTDRARPLSSTPERPQIDIQSTLGFGDGLARVLEREGAAHDDAVKAASLVASAVPLSDIAAGTKLAITLGRRPSRRVDRPIDALSFRARFDLALNLTRVNGELTLQRLPIAVDATPMRLTGAIGGSLYEAERNAGAPPSVVADYIKAIAKRVAIDDIMASDRFDMVFEHKRAATGEVQTGRLLYAGIVHEGETLRLARWTLGGREQWFDASGAGETRDGFTMPVSGARMSSGFGMRFHPILGFSRMHQGVDLAAPYGTPIVAAADGVVRFAGWHGGHGNFVQIAHDGGMGTGYGHMSRIIVRPGETVQQGELIGYVGSTGLSTGPHCHFEVYRGGQAIDPASASFERTERIGGGALAKFKAMMARWTGLPVGGAQTVPAKG